A window from Leguminivora glycinivorella isolate SPB_JAAS2020 chromosome 16, LegGlyc_1.1, whole genome shotgun sequence encodes these proteins:
- the LOC125234355 gene encoding uncharacterized protein LOC125234355 isoform X9, whose product MPVCSVKHCGIRKTPNQPFLTLHRLPRNGLKKKKWLDAIGMENIRPNVKDIFICSLHFDEQCFNKTLDVTRLRDDAVPLKFQHASQYRTAVLKEDQLETIPILAGSNLLCKKTTTTVTTPAPRTLNVGIPVHPVKPGTALNPASAPVSGTSGIATSAPCKKTTTTVTTHAPGTLNVGIPVHPVKPGTALNPASAPVSGTSGIATPAPCKKTTTTVTTPAPGTLNVGIPVHPVKPGTALNPASAPVSGTSGIATPALPLTTAVAYTAPSVPGTSRVDNLPVQTQKIKKLEDTCDFLRKKVRRLNEMVRRQRKKIAEFQYIIKDLQERNVVNNENSIVLEACAGPKDFLKRHILKSEGSPSEKQYSEETRKFALTLHSFSPKAYNFVRRTFNTCLPHPRTLFRWYQKINAEPGLCVEAFAAP is encoded by the exons ATGCCAGTGTGTAGTGTAAAACACTGCGGCATAAGAAAAACACCAAATCAGCCATTTTTGACCTTACACAG GTTACCAAGAAATGGCCTTAAAAAGAAAAAGTGGCTGGATGCTATCGGAATGGAAAATATAAGGCCAAATGTAAaggatatttttatttgttcgcTGCATTTTGATGAACAATGTTTCAACAAAACTTTGGATGTGACTCGACTACGAGATGATGCTGTGCCATTAAAATTT CAACATGCCAGCCAATATAGAACTGCCGTATTAAAAGAGGATCAGTTGGAAACAATTCCTATTTTAGCCGGATCTAACTTG CTTTGCAAGAAAACCACGACTACAGTTACAACTCCTGCTCCTAGAACTTTAAATGTTGGAATTCCAGTA CATCCTGTAAAGCCTGGCACTGCATTGAATCCTGCATCTGCTCCTGTTTCCGGAACTTCAGGAATTGCTACGTCAgca CCTTGCAAGAAAACCACGACTACAGTTACAACTCATGCTCCTGGAACTTTAAATGTTGGAATTCCAGTA CATCCTGTAAAGCCTGGTACTGCATTGAATCCTGCATCTGCTCCTGTTTCCGGAACTTCAGGAATTGCAACGCCAgca CCTTGCAAGAAAACCACGACTACAGTTACAACTCCTGCTCCTGGAACTTTAAATGTTGGAATTCCAGTA CATCCTGTAAAGCCTGGTACTGCATTGAATCCTGCATCTGCTCCTGTTTCCGGAACTTCAGGAATTGCAACGCCAgca CTCCCCCTGACGACGGCCGTCGCATATACTGCCCCTTCTGTTCCTGGTACTTCAAGAGTGGATAATCTACCG gtccaaacacagaaaataaaaaagttggAAGATACATGTGATTTCTTGAGGAAGAAAGTAAGAAGATTAAATGAAATGGTGCGGCGGCAAAGGAAAAAAATTGCAGAGTTCCAAtatattataaaagacctcCAGGAAAGGAATGTAGTCAACAACGAGAACTCTATAGTTTTAGAAGCATGCGCGGGTCCCAAAGACTTTTTAAAGAGGCACATTTTGAAAAGTGAAGGCTCGCCTTCGGAAAAACAATATTCTGAGGAAACTAGAAAATTTGCCCTAACGCTGCACTCCTTTTCGCCGAAGGCCTACAACTTTGTGCGGCGAACGTTTAATACATGCTTGCCTCACCCAAGGACTTTATTTAGGTGGTACCAAAAAATAAATGCGGAACCCGGCCTTTGTGTGGAAGCGTTTGCGGCTCCATAA
- the LOC125234355 gene encoding uncharacterized protein LOC125234355 isoform X10 produces the protein MPVCSVKHCGIRKTPNQPFLTLHRLPRNGLKKKKWLDAIGMENIRPNVKDIFICSLHFDEQCFNKTLDVTRLRDDAVPLKFQHASQYRTAVLKEDQLETIPILAGSNLLCKKTTTTVTTPAPRTLNVGIPVHPVKPGTALNPASAPVSGTSGIATSAPCKKTTTTVTTHAPGTLNVGIPVHPVKPGTALNPASAPVSGTSGIATSAPCKKTTTTVTTPAPGTLNVGIPVHPVKPGTALNPASAPVSGTSGIATPALPLTTAVAYTAPSVPGTSRVDNLPVQTQKIKKLEDTCDFLRKKVRRLNEMVRRQRKKIAEFQYIIKDLQERNVVNNENSIVLEACAGPKDFLKRHILKSEGSPSEKQYSEETRKFALTLHSFSPKAYNFVRRTFNTCLPHPRTLFRWYQKINAEPGLCVEAFAAP, from the exons ATGCCAGTGTGTAGTGTAAAACACTGCGGCATAAGAAAAACACCAAATCAGCCATTTTTGACCTTACACAG GTTACCAAGAAATGGCCTTAAAAAGAAAAAGTGGCTGGATGCTATCGGAATGGAAAATATAAGGCCAAATGTAAaggatatttttatttgttcgcTGCATTTTGATGAACAATGTTTCAACAAAACTTTGGATGTGACTCGACTACGAGATGATGCTGTGCCATTAAAATTT CAACATGCCAGCCAATATAGAACTGCCGTATTAAAAGAGGATCAGTTGGAAACAATTCCTATTTTAGCCGGATCTAACTTG CTTTGCAAGAAAACCACGACTACAGTTACAACTCCTGCTCCTAGAACTTTAAATGTTGGAATTCCAGTA CATCCTGTAAAGCCTGGCACTGCATTGAATCCTGCATCTGCTCCTGTTTCCGGAACTTCAGGAATTGCTACGTCAgca CCTTGCAAGAAAACCACGACTACAGTTACAACTCATGCTCCTGGAACTTTAAATGTTGGAATTCCAGTA CATCCTGTAAAGCCTGGCACTGCATTGAATCCTGCATCTGCTCCTGTTTCCGGAACTTCAGGAATTGCTACGTCAgca CCTTGCAAGAAAACCACGACTACAGTTACAACTCCTGCTCCTGGAACTTTAAATGTTGGAATTCCAGTA CATCCTGTAAAGCCTGGTACTGCATTGAATCCTGCATCTGCTCCTGTTTCCGGAACTTCAGGAATTGCAACGCCAgca CTCCCCCTGACGACGGCCGTCGCATATACTGCCCCTTCTGTTCCTGGTACTTCAAGAGTGGATAATCTACCG gtccaaacacagaaaataaaaaagttggAAGATACATGTGATTTCTTGAGGAAGAAAGTAAGAAGATTAAATGAAATGGTGCGGCGGCAAAGGAAAAAAATTGCAGAGTTCCAAtatattataaaagacctcCAGGAAAGGAATGTAGTCAACAACGAGAACTCTATAGTTTTAGAAGCATGCGCGGGTCCCAAAGACTTTTTAAAGAGGCACATTTTGAAAAGTGAAGGCTCGCCTTCGGAAAAACAATATTCTGAGGAAACTAGAAAATTTGCCCTAACGCTGCACTCCTTTTCGCCGAAGGCCTACAACTTTGTGCGGCGAACGTTTAATACATGCTTGCCTCACCCAAGGACTTTATTTAGGTGGTACCAAAAAATAAATGCGGAACCCGGCCTTTGTGTGGAAGCGTTTGCGGCTCCATAA
- the LOC125234355 gene encoding uncharacterized protein LOC125234355 isoform X8 — MPVCSVKHCGIRKTPNQPFLTLHRLPRNGLKKKKWLDAIGMENIRPNVKDIFICSLHFDEQCFNKTLDVTRLRDDAVPLKFQHASQYRTAVLKEDQLETIPILAGSNLLCKKTTTTVTTPAPRTLNVGIPVHPVKPGTALNPASAPVSGTSGIATPALCKKTTTTVTTPAPRTLNVGIPVHPVKPGTALNPASAPVSGTSGIATSAPCKKTTTTVTTPAPGTLNVGIPVHPVKPGTALNPASAPVSGTSGIATPALPLTTAVAYTAPSVPGTSRVDNLPVQTQKIKKLEDTCDFLRKKVRRLNEMVRRQRKKIAEFQYIIKDLQERNVVNNENSIVLEACAGPKDFLKRHILKSEGSPSEKQYSEETRKFALTLHSFSPKAYNFVRRTFNTCLPHPRTLFRWYQKINAEPGLCVEAFAAP, encoded by the exons ATGCCAGTGTGTAGTGTAAAACACTGCGGCATAAGAAAAACACCAAATCAGCCATTTTTGACCTTACACAG GTTACCAAGAAATGGCCTTAAAAAGAAAAAGTGGCTGGATGCTATCGGAATGGAAAATATAAGGCCAAATGTAAaggatatttttatttgttcgcTGCATTTTGATGAACAATGTTTCAACAAAACTTTGGATGTGACTCGACTACGAGATGATGCTGTGCCATTAAAATTT CAACATGCCAGCCAATATAGAACTGCCGTATTAAAAGAGGATCAGTTGGAAACAATTCCTATTTTAGCCGGATCTAACTTG CTTTGCAAGAAAACCACGACTACAGTTACAACTCCTGCTCCTAGAACTTTAAATGTTGGAATTCCAGTA CATCCTGTAAAGCCTGGTACTGCATTGAATCCTGCATCTGCTCCTGTTTCCGGAACTTCAGGAATTGCAACGCCAgca CTTTGCAAGAAAACCACGACTACAGTTACAACTCCTGCTCCTAGAACTTTAAATGTTGGAATTCCAGTA CATCCTGTAAAGCCTGGCACTGCATTGAATCCTGCATCTGCTCCTGTTTCCGGAACTTCAGGAATTGCTACGTCAgca CCTTGCAAGAAAACCACGACTACAGTTACAACTCCTGCTCCTGGAACTTTAAATGTTGGAATTCCAGTA CATCCTGTAAAGCCTGGTACTGCATTGAATCCTGCATCTGCTCCTGTTTCCGGAACTTCAGGAATTGCAACGCCAgca CTCCCCCTGACGACGGCCGTCGCATATACTGCCCCTTCTGTTCCTGGTACTTCAAGAGTGGATAATCTACCG gtccaaacacagaaaataaaaaagttggAAGATACATGTGATTTCTTGAGGAAGAAAGTAAGAAGATTAAATGAAATGGTGCGGCGGCAAAGGAAAAAAATTGCAGAGTTCCAAtatattataaaagacctcCAGGAAAGGAATGTAGTCAACAACGAGAACTCTATAGTTTTAGAAGCATGCGCGGGTCCCAAAGACTTTTTAAAGAGGCACATTTTGAAAAGTGAAGGCTCGCCTTCGGAAAAACAATATTCTGAGGAAACTAGAAAATTTGCCCTAACGCTGCACTCCTTTTCGCCGAAGGCCTACAACTTTGTGCGGCGAACGTTTAATACATGCTTGCCTCACCCAAGGACTTTATTTAGGTGGTACCAAAAAATAAATGCGGAACCCGGCCTTTGTGTGGAAGCGTTTGCGGCTCCATAA